The following proteins are encoded in a genomic region of Cydia strobilella chromosome 19, ilCydStro3.1, whole genome shotgun sequence:
- the LOC134750126 gene encoding cytochrome P450 4C1-like, with product MIWFIALMLSTMLLYWMRWRIKNKKLLDISDRLPGPPTIPILGNALQLVGPPEELTNIIKRYLQEYGDLFRVWIGPDLNIFVNDPDDIKTLLKSQKTSIKGPQYKYIKDYCGSGLLSGSGPSWRICRKTVLPNYGKKALEAYDEVINDEANETVNRLMTKSGGKPFDIYDDVVLGTTYTVCRTLMGLTREQTINLPNMNDKFLHDAHDIYLTVFMRMTQWYLQVDPFYWMTKYYQKQKALIKKITEIATANIKHRLEILESMDERKIKEILNAEGDSTRNTELSVIDRLMLSNQLPSHEELVKQWFTLFTASQEATAKITSYALLMMAYHPECQEKVYAEIKEVFEDNVRDVTEDDLKLMPYLDMVFKEVIRLFPIGVMLQRTIAEDIEISKATLPAGSSLVVPIYHLHRDKRHWTKPNAFEPERFSPENSKIRHPNCYIPFSLGPMDCIGRYFAIKLVKTICVKVLQKFRLTSPESYEDMRLVMAVSVASVNGYPVQVHPRS from the exons ATGATCTGGTTCATCGCCCTTATGCTGTCTACTATGTTACTTTACTGGATGAGATGGCGGATTAAGAACAAGAAATTGCTGGATATTTCCGATCGGCTCCCAGGTCCCCCTACGATACCGATATTGGGTAACGCATTACAACTAGTGGGCCCTCCTGAAG agttaacaaatattattaaaaggtaCCTGCAAGAGTATGGTGACCTCTTCAGGGTGTGGATTGGACCTGATCTTAATATTTTTGTGAACGATCCCGATGACATAAAG ACGCTTCTCAAAAGTCAGAAGACCAGTATTAAAGGCCCCCAGTACAAGTACATAAAAGATTACTGCGGATCCGGCCTTCTCAGTGGTTCAG GTCCTAGTTGGCGAATCTGCAGAAAGACGGTACTACCCAACTATGGCAAAAAAGCTTTAGAGGCCTATGATGAAGTGATCAACGACGAAGCTAATGAAACTGTAAACCGGCTTATGACTAAATCGGGAGGAAAACCGTTTGACATCTACGATGACGTAGTGTTGGGCACCACATACACTGTTTGCC GGACATTAATGGGATTGACAAGGGAACAGACCATAAACCTGCCAAATATGAATGACAAATTTCTACATGATGCACACGA tATATACTTAACAGTTTTCATGAGAATGACTCAATGGTACCTTCAAGTTGATCCATTTTACTGGATGACCAAATATtatcaaaaacaaaaagcattgataaaaaaaatcactgaAATCGCAACTGCAAATATAAAGCATAGACTGGAAATTCTGGAATCGATGGACGAACGTAAGATCAAGGAAATCCTGAACGCAGAGGGTGACAGCACACGTAACACAGAGCTCAGCGTCATCGATAGGCTCATGTTATCTAATCAATTACCGAGCCATGAAGAACTGGTGAAACAATGGTTCACTCTTTTTACAGCA AGTCAAGAGGCGACTGCCAAGATAACATCATACGCTTTGCTAATGATGGCCTATCATCCCGAATGCCAG GAAAAAGTCTACGCCGAAATAAAGGAGGTTTTCGAAGACAATGTCCGAGATGTCACCGAAGACGACCTGAAATTGATGCCGTACCTAGACATGGTGTTCAAGGAAGTAATTCGGCTCTTCCCCATTGGAGTGATGCTTCAAAGAACCATAGCTGAAGACATTGAAATAA GCAAAGCGACACTGCCTGCTGGGAGCTCGCTCGTGGTGCCAATATACCACCTGCATCGCGACAAGCGGCATTGGACCAAGCCGAACGCCTTCGAACCGGAAAGATTTAGTCCTGAAAACTCCAAAATACGCCATCCGAATTGCTACATTCCTTTCAGCCTTGGACCGATGGATTGCATAg GGAGGTACTTCGCTATCAAACTTGTGAAAACTATATGCGTCAAGGTGCTTCAAAAGTTCCGGCTGACTTCTCCAGAGTCGTACGAGGACATGCGGCTCGTGATGGCAGTATCGGTTGCCTCCGTCAATGGCTACCCTGTTCAAGTGCATCCGAGGAGTTAA